TTGACATCCAATGATTGCCGCCTGCACAGCATGTTGGGTCAAAGCCATGTTGGTTCTTTAAGTTATTCTCTGAAAAATCCCATGTTTCATTAGGAAGGAGGCAAGACTCCATTGAGCCATAAGTTGCGAACGCCCAGCAGCTTCCGCAGGAACCTTGGTCTCTTATTGGGGTAACCTTCCCGAGATTTCGCAGGTCAAATGACGATGGGAATCCTACTAGAGTGCGAGCGGTTGAGATGCGTTCTCCTTTAGAGTGTGAAAGGTCGAGTGGCGGTGGTATAAGGCCTGTTGCGATGCTTTGGTTGGCTTCGGAACTCACCAGAGCGGTCTCTTGAAAATATCTCAGGAACGCAGGATTAGGCGGGGCAGTCGTGGGGATGCTTTCTGTTTGCGAGCTGGCAGGGGCTACGGCGTTCAAACAAAGCAAAATTAAGGAAAGAAAAACTGCCCTTTGTATTCGAGGAACTTTAAGCCTCATTTGGGCCTCCTCTTCATTCTTACCCTAACCTATCTAGTTTATATCGCTACTGCCTTTTTGTCAAGTAAGCAATCAGAAAACTAGTATAAATATTTGGGTATTTATGCTCTAAAGTTTTTCCTGCGCATTGCCAGAATGAAGGTTGAGCGATTTCTCGTTCGTTGAAAGGGGATCCTGGTGAACATTTTACTGCGCAGGATATTTGCCGCTTTTGTATTTGCCGGCATGCTCATCGTCTTGCTTACCTTAACGGCACACGCCCAGGGTTGGAATTCTGCGGTTACAAGTGGCCTTACGTCAGTAACTTGGAAATTTGCTGAAGGTGAATATACATGGACTCTTTTTAATAACTCCTCCCTCCCTGGAGATGCTTGTCGTGAGTACGATGTTTTGATTTGGGAATTAATTCCTTTTCAGGTGGAGGAACCACTTTCTTGGGTGGCTCCTGAAGGCTGGACATGGAGCGGCAACAAATTTAAAATCGCAGACTCAAGCAAGAAATACTTTACACCATGTGCAATAGGGCCAGGGCAATCTGCTGTCTTTAGATATAAACCAAAGCCCAACGGTAAGCTAATCAACAGTAATGGTCCGCAGCCAGTTGGCTTGGCATTCGTTACCCATGTTGCAGCGGTTGTTTCTGGGTCGGGAGCGCTTGACGGCAGTCGCCCTTGGATTCCGAAGTTCACTCAGCATGGCTCAACATGGTTTGATGAATCGAATATGGCGGCAGTTCCTGAACCAGCAGGCTTGGGAATTCTCGCCTTTTATGTTGGGGCTTTTACTTTATATTCTTTATATTGGAGGAATCGCTTAGGATAGGCAATAGCCGCCAGCCATCATTCAATTTTGTGTTCTCCTGCCCAAATGCGCACATACTCAATTAGCCCGCTATATGGAATTGATTTCGAGTAGCTGCCGACCAAGCTTCCTGTATCCATACCGATTTGTAGACCTTCGTGCGGTTTGGCAGGAAGAAGTCCCGCATTCCCCGTGGATGCAACTAGCTTGCCGTCTACGTACAGCTCGATGCCATGTTTTCTAATGGCTGCCGTGAGGCGTACCCAGTCGTTGCCTATTGGGTTGTTCCCTGCAATTTCCGTTAAGGTTTCCTCTGACCTCAATGCAAATCGAGGGATGCCGCCATCGAGATAGAGGGAGTAGCCAAAACTTGCGCCTCCCTGAGCAATGACGACGCCTTCCTTGCCTTTGATGAGCGCTTCAATTGTCCATGGCGTCATGCAAGGATTGAGGGCGGGTGAACTTGAAACGTCAATATAATCCCCTTTTTCAAGCTTGAGGACTTTTCTGCCGCCTTCTTCTACAAATTGTCCGCCGTGTAGAATGCCCTTGTTTCCATGCCCAGACACATCAGTCGCATCGCCGCGAGCAAAGTCAAAGGAAAGCACAAGCCCCTCGATTACCTTAGCTTCTTCTATGGGCCCCACTGGCGGCGCTCCCAACTGTTTACCTTCTGGATATTCTGTTTCCTTCTTTAATCGCTCAAGCTCAGCACGCATTTCCTGTAGTTTCTCCAGATGTGCCGAATCTAGAGCAAGGTTGCGAACCTGAGTCGGGTCATTTCGAAGGTCATATAGCTCCTCAATATCGTTCATATCGGGATAAGAACAGTATGTCCAATCTTTTGAACGAACTCCTAGCATTAAGGGTATTCCTGCTGCCCATTCTTCTCGGAAATATTCGTATAGGAATGACTCGCGCCACTCACTTTTCTTGCCTTTTAGGATTGGTAGGATTGAACGCCCCTGCATTGTTTTGGGAATGTCTACTCCTGCTATATCAAGGAGTGTTGGAGCAAGGTCTATGTTAAGAAACATTTCTTTTCTCTTGCTTCCAGGTTTTATTATCTCTGGGTAGCGCATAAGAAGTGGGATGCGAATTGATTCTTCATATATCAATCGCTTGTCTCCCAAGCCATGCTCGCCCATGAAGAAGCCATTGTCGCTTGCAAAGACAATAACGGTGTTATCAAGCTGACCAGTCTTCTCAAGGGTATCAAGTACTCGTCCCACGCTTTCATCAATAGCTAGTATCGTTCTGTAGTAATCTAGCCGCCTTGGCTCGCGAGGGTTCCATTCACCCCGTTCGACCTTTTGGGGGGCGGGCTCTTTCAGGCTTGCAATCCACCGCTCTCGCCTGACTCCGAACGTAAACGCTCGCCGCATCCACTCGGGTTTGTCCTCGAACGTGTCCTTGTAGCTTGCGGGTTCTGGAATCTCGGCGTTGGGGAATGCGTCTTTGTGCCTGGGCGCAGGGGTAAATGGACTATGAACTGCTTTGTGTGCAAGTATCATGCAGAAGGGCTTGCTCCTCTTGCGTTTTAGCCAATTGACGGCGTAGTTGGTTAGTAAGTCGGTCATATAACCTTCTGCTTGAAACTCATGTCCGTTTTCGTTAAGGTTTGGGTTTTCGTATATGCCCTGAGCCTTAAAGCTGAGCCAATAGTCGAAACCTGGTCGGGGGTCAGCCTTCGGTTCCATATGCCACTTGCCAATGTATGCTGTTTCATAGCCGGCTTTTTGAAGGAGAAGAGGGAACGTTGGACATGAGGGGTCTGGGTCATTAGCTTCATTATTCACAACGCCATGCCTATGGGCATAGGTGCCAGTTAAAAATGAGGCGCGGCTTGGCGAGCACAGCGCAGTGGTTACGAATGCGTTTTCAAAGTGAGCGCCTTCACGAGCGATGCGGTCGAGGTTTGGCGTCTTTAGAAATGATGGCCGGCCCATGAAGCCCATGGCGTCGTATCGCTGGTCATCGGTTAATATAAATAGGATGTTTGGTCGCTTTTCCCCGAATGCAGGTCTTGATAATGAGAGCCCTGTTGTAAGTGTTCCGATGGCCGCGGCTCCTTTTACGACGAACTCTCGTCTAGTCATTTTGCATGATTGTTTGCCCATTATTGATTCCTCCTTTTTATTCAGACGCCTATGGAGCGGGACCGGTTGATTCTCGGATAATCAGTTCGCCGGGGATGTATATATTCGCTCTTTTGGCGTTTGGGTTGTTTCGCAGCCGCACAATCTCATTTACTGCACTTTCTGCGACCAAATCCGCAGAAAGGCCAACGGTGGTGAGGGAGGGGTGCCAGTACTCACCTTCATCAAACGCTCCGTAACCGGCGAATGAGATATCGCGTGGACATTGCATGCCCATGAACTGGGCGCAAGCCATGGCGCCAAGTGCCATAGGGTCGTTTATGCAAATTACGGCGGTGAAATTCAGCTGGCGGGTAATAAGTTCTTGAAAACCCTGAAAGCCGCCGTCAAAGCCAAACCCTTCAACATTCTGCATGAGGCTGGGGTCAATATCAATTCCTGCCTCACGAAGCGCCCGTTCATAGCCGGCGTATTTCTGCATGGTGGTCTTTATGCGAGAGATTGTGTCCCCGATAAAAGCTATGCGCTGGTGTCCTAGTTCGATTAAGTGCCGCGTTAAGGTGTAGCCGGCGTGTTCGCGGTCTGCAGCGACGCTTTCGATGTTTCCTTGGGCGCCCGGAAGAAGATCAATCACGGGCAACCCCTCGTTGGCAAGCTGGGCTAGCGTGCTCTTTTCGACTGCTGGCGAATCCCACAGGACTAATAATCCTTCGTGGTTGCTAATCATGCTGTGATTCAAAAATGACTCTGCCTCGGAATCGTTTTTAACTATATTTACAGTAAGCTGAAGCCCTCGCATTGTTGCTGAGCGGCTGAGCGCCATTGCTGTCTGCGAATGTGACTTAGCCATTTGCCAAGTAACAATTAGCAAAAGAATAGTATCGGTATGTCCGCGCTTGAGGGCTCGGCCTACTGGATTAAACTTATACCCTAATTCCTCCGCTGCAGCCCATACTCTGAGCTTTGTTTCTTTACTTATCCTCGAGGCGTGTTTACTGCCAGCGAGAACATATGACACTGTGGCGTGTGAAACCCCTGCTCTCCTGGCAACATCTTTAATTGTCGGTTGTGTTTTTGACATAGTTTTTGATTGAGTTTAAGAAAACTGAGTATTTATTTTCTACATATCTTATTGCCCAACTTCCGCTAGTACAGGCGTTACTGGTTTTAGTGTTCGCACCTTTGCCTGCCCACCGAGGGAAAGGAGATCTCGAGCCTGCAGAATTCTGGGGGACATTGGCTTATCCTCGGTAGTTTGTCTGCCTGATGAAACTATTCTTACGTCCACCGGTTTCTCTAGAAGGTTCACCATGTTTATGACCGTTCGACTGCCGATTTTGGCAGGGAGCCATTCCACTCCCCATACCGGTTGGTTGGTTGATGCATCTACAACGCGAATCTCGGGCAGTAAGTTCATATTATCAAGCAGTGAGAGCAGTTTGGGCCAGAGTTCTTTATCTGTGCTTGCATCGAGAGGAATAATCACCGCCTGCTTAGAAAGCTGGGCGACTTCGTTATCGGGAAAGTCGTTTCCCCATGGGTCTTTAGATGGTGGGTTACCGAAGATGACGCATTGGCTGGAGGGCGGCAATTTAAGGAGGCTTTTAAAGGATGCCTCTGGCAGGTGGGTTGCATTTGGAAGCATGATGATTTGGTAATCACTTCCCTTGCCGGCAGCAAGTTGCTTTTCTGAAATGAAGTCAATCTTTATGCCGCAGAAGTTCAAGGCTGTGTAAGCTCTGGACATTGCATCTAGATATTGCTGGTTTCGGGCGATAGAAGTATTTGACCACAAAATCGCCACCGGCGCCTTAACGTTCTGCAGAGCCGTAACCTCAGCTGCAAAACGGTTTAGGTCTAGGCATGTGCGCCCGACGGCCTCTGCGCACCCCGGTCGGTCCATCACATTGCCATAGAAGTCCGAACCTTTATCATATGTCTTTTCCCATACCCAAATAGTGGTTGCTCCCTGGCCGTGGATTGCTCCTTGCCAAAGCGCTGTGCGGAAGTTCTCTGGCTTGATGTAATAATTCGAGCGGTCTGGGCTGATGTGGTTTTCTGAATTGAATATCGGCTTCTTGTTTAGTGAGCGCTGTAGGTCATAGCCGATATTCATTGAGCCCCAGGCGATTGTCTCGCCGCTTGGGAACGCGTAGTTGTCATTGCCGTTAATTTGTGAAAGTTCGCCAAAAAGCTCTGGGTCAACGCCCCATGCGATTGTGTACCTCGAAAGGAGTGCCGAGTCCATGATTTTTGCGTGCACAGGAACCTTTGGAGCCATTTCATGAATAACATCTGCTTTCCATTTGTGCCAGTTTGCAAAGCGCTCTTGGTTGAACACGACATAATCGTAGAATTGCGGCGCGTCATACTGGTCATTCGCAGGGATTGGCACTTCAGAAAAGCTTGAAAATTGGGTCTTGTACCGTGCGTTCAGCGTTGCAATGTCGCCATGTACTTTGGCAAGATATTCTGCCCACATGGCTGGTGTGTTATCGCAGCCGGCGGCACGGTCGAAAATAGGCTCATTTGAGAGACAAAAGCTGTGGAGAGCCGGTTTGTCTTTGAATAGAGGGACAACCGTTCGAAGAAACTTCTCTATTATTTGTTTTGCTTCGGGTGCATCCACACAGTATCCAAAGAATCCACCGCCGCCTTTCATTAAATGTGGCCATTTCTGGTATGCCCAACCTGGGAAGTAGTGCGGCGAGAGGAGAATATTTACCATCACATTGTTCTTTGCCGCTTGGTCAAGAACATTCACAATATCTTGCGCAGGCTTGAGATTGACCTCATTTTCCGAGGGGAAAACAGCGCTAGGACCAATCTCAATTTGAATGATGTTCACGCCGTAGCCTGGCCAACGAGGCATATCTGTCCTCACTTGGCCAAAGTGCCCATAGCCGCAGAAAAAGACTGGACCTCGGCTCTTCTTGCCACTTGAATCTTGCCTATCGCCAATAAAGCTCAAGCCCTTTATCTCAACCTTACTCGTGCGATATCTAACAGCGTTTGGTGCAAGTTTTGGATTTTTGAGATATGCCTGCATCTCCGCCATGGCATTGTCGAGTGAGCGATTAAAATCGCCAACAGCCCAATTAGCCCGCGTTATCTCGCCCTTCTGTAAATCCATCCGTGCCAGCGGCAGGAATTGCTCAACCATGGTTCGCGTTACACGCGGATAATCGAGGGGGATTCCTTTCATCTTGCACTTTTTATAGAGTGCATCGAAATCTTTGAGTTTAGCTTCAACCTTGTCCAAATCGGCAGAAATTGCCGAACCGAGTTTCTCAATCTTTTTTGTTCCGGCAACAACCTTGCCTTTTTCATCCGAAATGGTTATGGTGCATTCGAGTTGTCTAACTGGTGCCTTGCCGCTGTTCCACTCCCATTCGAAAGAGTTTTCGCCCGGCTTTACTTGGGCGCTCTTTTTGAAAATGATTTCGCTCCCAGCGCGAATTGTAGCTTCGACGGTTGCTGTGCTTTTCCGTGTAGAATTGAGAAAGATAGCGACTGAGGCGGGAGCGTTGTCACCAATAACCGTGCCTGGCGCTAGAAACCAACCATTTATGCCTTTCGTTTCTAGTGGGGAACCGATGGGTTTGAGTGAAATGTCATCAATCGCTAGTTCATCGCATAAATTGACTACGTTGATACCAATGTTTAGGCTATTTTGGTCATTCTTTGTTCGAAACCTTGTGGATATTTTTTGCCAATCATAGCTACCAGTTGGGATGTTAAGGGTGTAAGAGTTCCAATCGGTGAAATGTATTGCGGATGAAACATTTTTTCCCCGAACCCATACGCTCAATTCATACTCAGTTGCTGGCAATACGCCGATAACCTGGAATAATCTGCCATAGACCTCAGGTTCGAGAGGGCTCTCATTATGGAAGACAATGCATTGCCTGCCTGAGTAAGGATTTTCCTTGCTTACAGCATATGTGCATTTGGCTCTGGAATACCATCCCCAACCTGCACTGCCTTCTTCGAATCCAGGATTGGCTATAACGGGTATTACACCTGCCGCGGCTAGCCTGGCGAGTGCTAGACAAGACAAAATTACTGTTAGAATTCGCATTTTTAACCTCCTTGATTGGCAATGCACGAAAAGACGAATGCCGGAAAAGTAAAAGCCCAAACTAGCATAACCTAGAGGTATGGTGATTCGTGTAACCAACAATACTCCCACTCGGTAAACTTGTCAAGCGTCTACAGATACTTGACAACTCTCCAACCTCACGGCTAGAATGGGGATGAACGGCTGGTTACACGTTAAACTATTTACATCATACTTCGCGGAGTAAACCAAATGAGCTTGCTCAACCGCATCATTTGGGCTACCACAGTCTTTGTCATATTGATTATGGAGCCCTCTGCTTTGGCTATACAGTCAATAGTGATTAGAAACAATCATGACCTGCCATACAAGGGGCCAGTTACCTTCCTTACGGATTCCGCAGATGGATATTTTGAGGCCAAAAATGGCATTGCAGAGGTAGCAAAGGGAAGGGCTTATGTGCTTATTGATATGCCCGGGCATTCGCAACTGCGCTTAACGCGAAAAGGAGATGGCCACCAAAAAGATAGTCTCCTTTTCCAAAGCATCCTCTCCGTGGAGCCGACGGCAAGCGGCCTTAGGCTTCTCTGCCGCGGCGTGGAGATAGGGCGCGTTGAGCTCGGGTTAGTGGTCGTGCCTGGCACGGAAGCCGGCACGGCCCACGCAGTGTCTTGCTTTGAACCGTTAAACTTCGAATTCAGGGGCAAACGATTGATAACTGGTAAGTGCCAGAACTCCGGCTATGACATCGAAATTTCGGTCATGCCATGCGCCGCTGGATTCATTGATTTTGATGCAAAACTTACTAGGGTGGAGGGCAACTCGGAGAAGGCGTATGTTGCCCTTGTGAGGCGAGTTACAACACCCGGAATCGAGCACTTGAGAATGCGCTGGTGTGGGAAAGTTATCGAGGGTTCGGATGAACCAACCAAATACCACAGGAACTTCACAATGACCCATGGCGCCGATTGGTGCTCTTGGAAGGCGGGTGGTTTCCACTTTGCAGTAGTAAATGGCTTTGCGGCGGGATTGACCGCTGAGGAGAAACCGGGTCGCTGGATTGCCGTCAACAGCTACTACATCCGTGAGGCAGTCCGAAAAGATGGCGACAGCGTGTATTTGGTTTCCCAAATTGCTGGGCCAAGTCCCGAACAAGAGCGCACACGTTCACAGTTGCCAACTTCCTATGTTCCTCCCATAAAAGGTGAGCCAGTTCAACTGCGGTGGCGGCTGGTAATTGCTGAAAAGCCTAAGGTTGGGTGGGAGGATAGCCAACTATTTGTATATTCGGGTTTTCAGCGCGTGGTTGATTTGGGCGATACTGTAATAGTTGACCTGGGTGTTCCATTTGTTGAGTTTGGAACAAGTTATTTCCCTTATTCGACTATGTGCGAGAACTTTGACTATTATCGAGTGTCTGGTCTTGACCGCGAAGGCTGGTGGCCCTTCTCGCCGAAGCTATGGAAAAAATGGCGGGATTTAACTCCTCAAATGAAGACCGACCTTCGAATCATTCGCTCGATGGGTTTTGATTGGGTGCGCCTGCACCACTTGGAGCTTCTCGGCGAGATGGATAGAAAAGATGCACTAGCGTTTCTTGATTTCTACATGAGTGAGTGCCGCATGCTTGGGCTCAAAGTGTTGGTAGACACAGCAGGCTCGCCGGAATGGATGCAAACCATTGTCCGTCGGTATGGTGATGTTGTGAAGCGGGTTGAGTTGGAAAACGAAATTCTAATCCCAGGGATAAAACCAGGTGATGGAGAACGCTGGACTGCTCAGTACAATGCAATCAAGAAAGTTTCCCCTGATACGCAGGTTTTTCTCAGCGGCAACTGCAATGTTGGGATGTTTGATCGTCTCTTGCGGCTGGGAGTGCCTTTCGACCGCGCAGGATATCATTTCTACCAACACGGTCCAGAATGGGACATCGCAACTTCGTCTATTGCACTTGCCATGGCAGGCTATGCCCGAACCATCTGCCGCGAGCCAACGCTTGGTGAGTTCAATTGGAAGATATTGACCCGCTGGACTCCCGAAGCCCGAGCAAGGGAGTTTGCAAAGATATACGGCGGAATGCTCAAACCGAGAGCGATACCCGAATTTATGCAGTTCCACTGGCAGGAAACGCTGAGCGTGAATCCACGGCTTACTCGACAAGGCATTCGCCATTATGAGACAATCCATCTCGACCGCCGACCAAAACCAGAAGCGGTGGAGCTAATGGGGCTTATGCGGCGGTATGCACGGCCCGATTCTCCAATTCGCATGTTTCCAATAACAATTGGAGAGACAGTATTTAGGGACGGCAGAGCCACGGCTAATTTTACTATCGAGAACAAGACTAGTAGGACAATCTCGTTGAGGCTTTCGGCAGTTGCTTTCGGTGGTGTAAAATCGCGGCTGCTTACAGGGTCACAAGTTACCATTAAACCTGGTGGAAAGGCGGAGGGAAGTATCGAAATCTTGCTGATGCCCGGCGCGCAAGTCGGCACCTATCATCACTTCCTCAAGGTTGACTACCCAGGAGGTAGTGCTTACGGCTGGGGAATTGCCTCTAATCAAGGGATGCCCAAGTTCAGCGACCCTATTTTGCCCGACCTCGTGGAGTATCCCCAGGGACCTGGTGTTGTTAAGCAATTTGATTATGCCCATCCCATAACTGTTGCATTTGGCAAGGATTCGCCAGCGCAGGAATTGGAAATGGCTTACCAAATCTTCAATACTCTCCAATCTGCGACAGGCAGATTACTCTACTTGTGCAGTGTTGAGGATTTGCCTAAAGAGCGGATAGCGAACGATAATCTAATTTTAGTTGGCACTCCGAAAACAAACATATTGATAGGCAATCTATCACAAAGCATTCCTAAAGACAAAGGAGTGGTCATACTTCATAATGCTAGCAATGGCCGCCAGTGGCTAATTCTTACAGGCGAGTCAAAGGAATCTGTTGCGGCGGCTGCGACTGATTTCACCTTGAGGTATTGGGTGAACGCAAAGGATTCCGTTATTAGGATAGCTGGCATGGAAAAAGGTGCCGCCCTGGGAAACCGCGCTAAGCCTGGGGAAGTTAATATGCCTTAAAAAATTAGCGTTGGCTTTTTCGAAATTAGAATAGCCTTCCGCAACTTTTCCAAAAAAGTAAGGAGCAACAGATGAGAAAAGACCAATTCGAGCAATTGAAGGCGATTGTGCAAGGAGCAAAGATCAAGCCTCCAGTAGCATTATTAGTTGACAGCCCTTGGATTCCGCCGTTTGTGGGAATAGAGGCAATGGAATACTTCACCGAACCTGATAAATGGCTGGAGGCGAACCTGCACGTTGTCGAGCGCTTCCCTGATGTGATATTTATACCAGGCTTTTGGGTGGAATACGGAATGGCGATTGAGCCCTCTGCGCACGGGTGCAAAGTATCATGGTGGAAGGATTCTCCACCTTCGGTTTCGCCTGTGCTCTCCGACATCTCTGAGGTCAGCCGGCTAACAGTGCCATCGCCGCAAAATGACGGACTAATGCCGTTTGTGCTGCATCTTCAGCGGCGTGCTCAAGAACAAATTGCCCCAATGGGGTATTCAATTCGCATAGTCTCTGCACGAGGTCCGCTCGCACTTGCAACATTCATTCGGGGGATTACCGAGTTCCTGATAGACATAAAAATTGAACCTGAGAACTCGCATCGTTTGCTCGATATTTGCACTGAAACCGTAATCCGCTGGTTGGATGCCCAAGCAAAGAACTTGCCCGATGTTGAGGCAATTTTTGTTCTTGATGACATAGTAGGTCTTTTATCACCAGCTGACTACGAAGAGTTCGCCCACCCATATCTTAAGCGAATATTTGATGCTTTTAATGGCATGCTCAAACTCTATCACAATGATGCGAATATTGAGCCATTTGCCGAGCGCCTGGCAGAAACGGGATTCGATATCTTGAATTTCAGCCATCTAATAGACGCTGGCGAACTCTATCGGCGGATTGGAGACAAGGTAGTCCTAATGGGAAATGTTCCGCCTCTTCAGGTGATGGCAGAGGGGACGCCGGAGCAGGTGAGAGAAAGCGCCAAGCGAGCGCTTGATGGGACTGGGGGGCGCATAATACTCTCCGCTGGCGGCGGCACGAATCCCGGCACATCAGCTGAGAATATAGATGCTCTTGTCCAAGCGGCGCGGGAGTGGTCAGAAAGCCATGGCTAGTTTTGCCGCTAGTTGCTTGATGCGTGCCTTGGATATCTCTTTCCGAGGAATTTCATCCCTGCAAGAACGATTACAATAGCTTGGATAACCGTGACTATCTCCTTTGGCGTTTCGGTGATTAGCTGCATACTTACCGCGCCATTTCTCAGCGCACCGAAGAGGAGTGCTGAAAGCGCTGTTCCGACGGCAGTGTTATTACCGAGAAGAGCGACAGCGATGCTGTCGAAACCATATCCGGGGGAGAATTGGTCATAGAACCGATGGTGTACCCCTAGAACTTCGACTGCGCCTGCGAGTCCTGCTAGCCCGCCGCTAAATAACATAGCAAGCACAATCATCCCTGGCACATTTATGCCGGATGCTCGGGCGGCGTCCTGGTTAGTGCCTACCACCTTTAGTTCATAGCCGACTACCGTGCGATTCATTAGGAATGCAAAGCCGATAACGCCAAGAACTGCTATAAGAATTCCCCAATGTGCGCCTCCGAGGCTACCTAAAAAAGCGGTTGGCTGAATTTCGGGCGTCTGCGGCGCCATTGAGTTGGGGTCTTGAAATTGGTTGGTTACAAGGTAGTGAGTTAGGAAAAAGGCTATGTAGTTAAGCATGATTGTAGTGATGACCTCATGCACACCGCGTTTTGCCTTTAGCAAGCCAGGCAGGAAGCCCCAAAGTGCACCGCCAAAGATTCCCGCAATGAGGCATAAGGGGGTATGCAAAGGCGCTGGCAGTTTTAGAGTGTAGCCAGCCAACGCTGCCGCAAGCCCGCCGATTAGGAGCTGACCCTCTACGCCAATGTTGAAAATCCCCGCACGGAGACCTAGTGCTACCGCCAGCCCAGCAAGCGTAAGTGGGATTGCCTTGACAATGGTTTCGCAGACTGCCGGAACACTTCCAAATGCGCCCGAGAACATTGCGCCAAATGCGGCAAAGGGATTTTCTCCTGATGCTAGGATAACTATCGCACCAATCCCAAATGCAATTCCCAGCGTTGCCAATGGATTGCCAGCCGCATGCAAGAAAGGCGACAACCTGTTAATTATGGGGGCGCTCTTCATGCTCCACCTTGGCTTTCTTCCTTTGACGAAGATGGCAAAATGCCTTCTCCAAGCATCAGTGCTCCCACGTTCTGGGGGGTTGCCTCTTCTCCTTTTAAGATGCCAGCAATTCGACCTTGGAACATCACCATTACTCTATCGCTAAGGCTTAGTATTTCATCCAAATCGTAGGATATCAACAAAATTCCTGCTCCTTGGTTGCATGCTTCAATTAAGCGCATTCGCACCTCTGCCGATGCGCTTACGTCCAAGCCGCACGTTGGCTGGCTTGCAATCAGCAGTCTAGGCTCGCGCTCAAGCGCTCGGCCAAACACGAGCTTTTGCTGATTTCCTCCTGAGAGCTGTCCGGCAGCCATTTCAGGACCAATTGCCCTTATATTGAGGTTCTCGATTAAGCGCGATGCATGCTCCCGACAAGCCCTTATATTAAGAATGCCAGCCTTCGCAATTGGTTCCTCCCAGTGTGAGCCAAGTATTGCATTATCTATTATGCGATTCTCAAGCAGGAGAGCAAAGCGGCGGTCCTCAGGTATGTAAGCAATTCTTAATTTAAGACGCTGGCGGACCGACATACCGATGATTTCCCGACCATCAAGCTTGATGC
This region of Armatimonadota bacterium genomic DNA includes:
- a CDS encoding ABC transporter permease; amino-acid sequence: MKSAPIINRLSPFLHAAGNPLATLGIAFGIGAIVILASGENPFAAFGAMFSGAFGSVPAVCETIVKAIPLTLAGLAVALGLRAGIFNIGVEGQLLIGGLAAALAGYTLKLPAPLHTPLCLIAGIFGGALWGFLPGLLKAKRGVHEVITTIMLNYIAFFLTHYLVTNQFQDPNSMAPQTPEIQPTAFLGSLGGAHWGILIAVLGVIGFAFLMNRTVVGYELKVVGTNQDAARASGINVPGMIVLAMLFSGGLAGLAGAVEVLGVHHRFYDQFSPGYGFDSIAVALLGNNTAVGTALSALLFGALRNGAVSMQLITETPKEIVTVIQAIVIVLAGMKFLGKRYPRHASSN